The following are encoded in a window of Vespula pensylvanica isolate Volc-1 chromosome 2, ASM1446617v1, whole genome shotgun sequence genomic DNA:
- the LOC122627065 gene encoding tetraspanin-1 isoform X1 — MGCASQCAKYFLCFFNFVFFVAGGAALTVGIWLFADRNSFTNLIAKLDQSDILTKTDTDVIKMMSYILIIAGALTFIVSFLGYCGAMFESRCLLCVYGVLLLLVLVLECVVVGLAFGLKGDAEKGTQSFLKSTIKYYAASVDQTETVTVAWDGIMTQLHCCGVESYLDFHESTNWTKTNKVVPESCCIKENGELKDRSCPLNPTSSNSYYQTGCYKAIITAVEENAAIVIGVAAGLALVEILVIILALYLACIYWRPQHACVDVSSRQAW, encoded by the exons ATGGGTTGCGCCTCGCAGTGTGCCAAGTACTTTCTGTGCTTCTTCAACTTCGTATTTTTC GTCGCTGGCGGAGCAGCATTGACCGTTGGTATCTGGTTATTCGCCGACAGGAACTCCTTCACGAACCTCATCGCCAAACTCGACCAGTCCGATATTCTG aCCAAAACGGATACCGATGTCATAAAAATGATGTCTTACATCCTGATCATTGCCGGTGCCCTCACGTTCATCGTTAGCTTTTTGGGATATTGCGGAGCAATGTTCGAATCTAGATGTCTCCTCTGTGTC TACGGCGTCCTTCTTTTATTGGTTTTGGTTCTGGAATGTGTGGTGGTTGGCCTTGCGTTTGGACTAAAAGGAgac GCGGAAAAGGGTACACAAAGCTTCCTGAAGTCAACGATCAAGTATTACGCAGCTAGCGTGGACCAGACCGAAACCGTGACAGTCGCATGGGATGGCATTATGACCCAG CTCCATTGTTGCGGTGTTGAAAGTTATTTGGATTTTCACGAAAGCACAAATTGGACGAAGACCAACAAAGTGGTCCCGGAATCTTGTTGCATAAAAGAGAACGGCGAGCTGAAAGATCGCTCGTGTCCTCTCAATCCTACGTCATCGAACTCTTATTATCAAACG GGTTGTTACAAAGCGATAATAACCGCGGTAGAAGAAAACGCCGCAATAGTTATAGGAGTTGCAGCTGGTTTAGCCTTGGTCGAAATCCTGGTTATTATATTGGCCCTATACCTGGCATGTATCTACTGGCGTCCGCAACATG CTTGCGTAGATGTATCATCAAGACAAGCCTGGTGA
- the LOC122627065 gene encoding tetraspanin-1 isoform X2 produces MGCASQCAKYFLCFFNFVFFVAGGAALTVGIWLFADRNSFTNLIAKLDQSDILTKTDTDVIKMMSYILIIAGALTFIVSFLGYCGAMFESRCLLCVYGVLLLLVLVLECVVVGLAFGLKGDAEKGTQSFLKSTIKYYAASVDQTETVTVAWDGIMTQLHCCGVESYLDFHESTNWTKTNKVVPESCCIKENGELKDRSCPLNPTSSNSYYQTGCYKAIITAVEENAAIVIGVAAGLALVEILVIILALYLACIYWRPQHVYRCVEPSGKE; encoded by the exons ATGGGTTGCGCCTCGCAGTGTGCCAAGTACTTTCTGTGCTTCTTCAACTTCGTATTTTTC GTCGCTGGCGGAGCAGCATTGACCGTTGGTATCTGGTTATTCGCCGACAGGAACTCCTTCACGAACCTCATCGCCAAACTCGACCAGTCCGATATTCTG aCCAAAACGGATACCGATGTCATAAAAATGATGTCTTACATCCTGATCATTGCCGGTGCCCTCACGTTCATCGTTAGCTTTTTGGGATATTGCGGAGCAATGTTCGAATCTAGATGTCTCCTCTGTGTC TACGGCGTCCTTCTTTTATTGGTTTTGGTTCTGGAATGTGTGGTGGTTGGCCTTGCGTTTGGACTAAAAGGAgac GCGGAAAAGGGTACACAAAGCTTCCTGAAGTCAACGATCAAGTATTACGCAGCTAGCGTGGACCAGACCGAAACCGTGACAGTCGCATGGGATGGCATTATGACCCAG CTCCATTGTTGCGGTGTTGAAAGTTATTTGGATTTTCACGAAAGCACAAATTGGACGAAGACCAACAAAGTGGTCCCGGAATCTTGTTGCATAAAAGAGAACGGCGAGCTGAAAGATCGCTCGTGTCCTCTCAATCCTACGTCATCGAACTCTTATTATCAAACG GGTTGTTACAAAGCGATAATAACCGCGGTAGAAGAAAACGCCGCAATAGTTATAGGAGTTGCAGCTGGTTTAGCCTTGGTCGAAATCCTGGTTATTATATTGGCCCTATACCTGGCATGTATCTACTGGCGTCCGCAACATG TTTATCGATGCGTAGAACCGTCTGGCAAGGAGTAA
- the LOC122627065 gene encoding tetraspanin-1 isoform X3, with protein MGCASQCAKYFLCFFNFVFFVAGGAALTVGIWLFADRNSFTNLIAKLDQSDILTKTDTDVIKMMSYILIIAGALTFIVSFLGYCGAMFESRCLLCVYGVLLLLVLVLECVVVGLAFGLKGDAEKGTQSFLKSTIKYYAASVDQTETVTVAWDGIMTQLHCCGVESYLDFHESTNWTKTNKVVPESCCIKENGELKDRSCPLNPTSSNSYYQTGCYKAIITAVEENAAIVIGVAAGLALVEILVIILALYLACIYWRPQHVLTCWCCC; from the exons ATGGGTTGCGCCTCGCAGTGTGCCAAGTACTTTCTGTGCTTCTTCAACTTCGTATTTTTC GTCGCTGGCGGAGCAGCATTGACCGTTGGTATCTGGTTATTCGCCGACAGGAACTCCTTCACGAACCTCATCGCCAAACTCGACCAGTCCGATATTCTG aCCAAAACGGATACCGATGTCATAAAAATGATGTCTTACATCCTGATCATTGCCGGTGCCCTCACGTTCATCGTTAGCTTTTTGGGATATTGCGGAGCAATGTTCGAATCTAGATGTCTCCTCTGTGTC TACGGCGTCCTTCTTTTATTGGTTTTGGTTCTGGAATGTGTGGTGGTTGGCCTTGCGTTTGGACTAAAAGGAgac GCGGAAAAGGGTACACAAAGCTTCCTGAAGTCAACGATCAAGTATTACGCAGCTAGCGTGGACCAGACCGAAACCGTGACAGTCGCATGGGATGGCATTATGACCCAG CTCCATTGTTGCGGTGTTGAAAGTTATTTGGATTTTCACGAAAGCACAAATTGGACGAAGACCAACAAAGTGGTCCCGGAATCTTGTTGCATAAAAGAGAACGGCGAGCTGAAAGATCGCTCGTGTCCTCTCAATCCTACGTCATCGAACTCTTATTATCAAACG GGTTGTTACAAAGCGATAATAACCGCGGTAGAAGAAAACGCCGCAATAGTTATAGGAGTTGCAGCTGGTTTAGCCTTGGTCGAAATCCTGGTTATTATATTGGCCCTATACCTGGCATGTATCTACTGGCGTCCGCAACATG
- the LOC122627064 gene encoding zinc finger protein 800 isoform X3, producing MKTMKAKSKNKKNNTKFGKIKFGTKETSNVITPDLSALRKPIDISVSRLSQVSKLLENGSDEVKAILAYECDIVYECRVCRSLFRSLVNFISHKRVYCKEKFNITLNKNALTDDDEAYTKGSFIRLHIPEQEVVKENCNNDRILRSHVSKEENKKDLTTIIDMLQKKQRLRGNHNPQEMKLNKNHNNFNILDLNNVSTCDEIDKSEISIIYQTDLNEAKVPNLQTMINQSTGILGPNGQLLEKKDIYEDNNLIPTLANDEYNEFCIDQLSTTNLICSICNAKFSTKKTLTFHMKTLHTSHRMCYPCPCCTSTFVNTWSVYRHLFKIHRMSNEQVRKLRIQIQEKAFRKEITQADDTEQDNYKSIEIIDLHASNETREWMNHLETDSELQRCGGCGKKFDRKAALFSHSQHCQRRIAAYSEAITKEKKTAKNSAETTTNKNITTLTDADWDMIGNEHSNGSIDVVSVSSNIGVSQSQELSNNTSKDSSPSNNTLDFPEIVYTSETVAVKHGSKKRKVVVDNQLKILNDIIGTNLNAGNNINSNLNSSSSEIRSQLDHTTIMENKIATIANLRKLQCLPCKRKFTSMTNLRRHMAIHIGWNRYRCKLCNFKCFVKYDCVAHCNKMHNAQNNRTIITDMVVEIPQNQYTCNEDIVIDVTNTEENVNESRSINSSNSVDHYKTKNATVDKNHKNVVNANVDNTKAGSKEISCSSDNGANISITVNNENNNTSNFSKNSENYHTRTLDSDPDLKRMVMEVIFGTPDECSPKQLESEKPSFTIDTNSDKKMDSNENKTDCQTKDWKDSNSSVSTDTLKPQRPIRNRVKPVNKDFIYDLKEAAFRKETVLAKGTSYKTLNKKSFVRLHNGEENSDIPVEQLSSKDSVVPLVVPLGQDNNADKIEVKTKSTNLKPTAMKISRVPHFTQQAEITIIEEK from the exons atgaagACCATGAAAGcaaaatctaaaaataaaaaaaataatacgaaatttggaaaaataaaatttggtacaaaagaaacaagtaaTGTGATTACTCCAGATTTATCAGCTTTAAGAAAACCAATTGACATAAGTGTTTCAAGATTGTCTCAAGTTAGCAAACTTCTTGAAAATGGTAGTGATGAGGTTAAAGCGATTTTAGCTTATGAATGCGATATTGTGTATGAGTGCCGTGTTTGTCGTAGCTTATTTAGAAGCCtcgttaatttcatttctcacAAAAGAGTATactgtaaagaaaaatttaatattactttaaataaaaatgctcTTACTGATGATGACGAG GCATATACCAAAGGTTCGTTTATACGTTTACATATACCAGAACAAGAGGTAGTGAAGGAAAATTGTAATAACGATAGAATTCTTAGAAGTCATGTatctaaagaagaaaacaagaaagatctCACTACTATAATTGATATGCTTCAAAAGAAGCAAAGATTACGTGGTAATCATAATCCACAAGAAATGAAACTTAATAAGAAtcataacaattttaatatcctGGATTTAAATAATGTTAGTACATGTGATGAAATTGATAAATcagaaatttctattatttatcaaactgATTTAAATGAAGCAAAG GTACCAAACTTACAAACTATGATAAACCAAAGTACTGGAATATTAGGACCCAATGGTCaacttttagaaaaaaaggatatatacgaagataataatttgatcCCAACTTTAGCAAACGatgaatataatgaattttgCATTGACCAACTGTCTACTACAAATTTGATTTGTTCTATAT gcAATGCTAAGTTTTCCACCAAAAAGACCTTAACGTTTCATATGAAAACATTACATACATCTCATCGTATGTGTTATCCATGTCCTTGCTGTACAAGTACATTCGTGAATACATGGAGTGTATATCGCCATCtctttaaaa TTCACAGAATGTCAAACGAACAAGTACGGAAATTGAGAATACAAATTCAAGAGAAAGCATTTCGTAAGGAAATAACACAAGCAGATGATACAGAGCAAGATAATTACAAAtctattgaaattattgaCTTACACGCGTCTAACGAAACTCGC gaATGGATGAATCATTTGGAAACAGATTCAGAGCTTCAAAGATGTGGTGGATGTGGCAAAAAATTTGATAGGAAGGCTGCTTTATTTTCACACTCGCAACATTGTCAGAGACGAATTGCTGCATATAGCGAAGCTAtaactaaagaaaagaagactgCAAAAAATTCTGCAGAAACAACAACGAATA AAAACATCACTACCCTAACAGATGCAGACTGGGATATGATTGGCAATGAGCATTCTAATGGAAGTATCGATGTAGTTAGTGTTTCATCAAACATAGGTGTTTCTCAAAGTCAAGAACTATCTAATAACACGAGTAAAGATTCGTCTCCGTCCAATAATACTTTGGATTTTCCtgaaattgtatatacatCTGAAACAGTTGCTGTAAAGCatggaagtaaaaaaagaaaagtagtgGTAGATAATCAgctgaaaatattaaatgatattatag gaaCAAATTTAAATGCAGGCAATAATATTAACTCAAATTTAAATTCATCATCTTCTGAAATAAGAAGCCAACTTGATCATACAAcaataatggaaaataaaatagctaCCATTGCAAATCTTCGAAAGTTACAGTGCCTTCCATGTAAAAGGAAATTTACATCAATGACGAATTTACGTAGACATATGGCCATTCATATTGGTTGGAATCGATATCGTTGCAAGTTATGTAACTTTAAGTGTTTTGTAAAATATGATTGTGTCGCTCATTGTAATAAAATGCATAATGCTCAAAACAATCGTACAATAATAACAGATATGGTTGTAGAAATACCACAGAATCAATATACATGTAATGAAGACATTGTCATTGATGTAACTAATAcggaagaaaatgtaaatgaatCTAGATCGATTAATTCTTCCAATTCTGTAGATCACTATAAAACAAAGAATGCGACTGTggataaaaatcataaaaatgtaGTAAATGCGAATGTTGACAATACAAAAGCTGGTAGTAAAGAAATATCTTGCTCCAGTGATAACGGCGCTAACATTTCTATTACAGTCAACAATGAAAACAACAACACTTCAAATTTTAGTAAAAACAGTGAGAACTATCATACCCGAACACTGGACAGTGATCCTGATCTTAAAAGAATGGTTATGGAGGTCATTTTTGGCACGCCTGATGAATGTTCTCCAAAACAGCTAGAATCAGAAAAACCAAGCTTTACGATTGATACGAATTCTGATAAAAAAATGGAtagcaatgaaaataaaacggaCTGTCAAACTAAAGATTGGAAGGATTCTAATTCTTCAGTATCAACAGATACTTTAAAACCTCAACGTCCTATACGGAATCGTGTAAAACCAGtgaataaagattttatttatgatcTAAAAGAAGCGGCTTTTCGCAAAGAAACTGTACTTGCTAAGGGGACGTcgtataaaacattaaataaaaaatctttcgttcgtttacaCAATGGAGAAGAAAATTCAGACATTCCAGTAGAACAACTATCATCAAAAGATTCTGTTGTGCCACTGGTAGTACCATTAGGACAAGATAATAATGCAGATAAAATAGAGGTTAAAACAAAGTCAACAAATTTAAAACCTACTGCAATGAAAATTTCACGTGTGCCACATTTTACACAGCAAGCTGAAATCacaataatagaagaaaagtaa
- the LOC122627064 gene encoding uncharacterized protein LOC122627064 isoform X2, whose translation MKTMKAKSKNKKNNTKFGKIKFGTKETSNVITPDLSALRKPIDISVSRLSQVSKLLENGSDEVKAILAYECDIVYECRVCRSLFRSLVNFISHKRVYCKEKFNITLNKNALTDDDEAYTKGSFIRLHIPEQEVVKENCNNDRILRSHVSKEENKKDLTTIIDMLQKKQRLRGNHNPQEMKLNKNHNNFNILDLNNVSTCDEIDKSEISIIYQTDLNEAKVPNLQTMINQSTGILGPNGQLLEKKDIYEDNNLIPTLANDEYNEFCIDQLSTTNLICSICNAKFSTKKTLTFHMKTLHTSHRMCYPCPCCTSTFVNTWSVYRHLFKIHRMSNEQVRKLRIQIQEKAFRKEITQADDTEQDNYKSIEIIDLHASNETREWMNHLETDSELQRCGGCGKKFDRKAALFSHSQHCQRRIAAYSEAITKEKKTAKNSAETTTNSNTIFNVPGTAEISPEITELNETSIRVENITTLTDADWDMIGNEHSNGSIDVVSVSSNIGVSQSQELSNNTSKDSSPSNNTLDFPEIVYTSETVAVKHGSKKRKVVVDNQLKILNDIIGTNLNAGNNINSNLNSSSSEIRSQLDHTTIMENKIATIANLRKLQCLPCKRKFTSMTNLRRHMAIHIGWNRYRCKLCNFKCFVKYDCVAHCNKMHNAQNNRTIITDMVVEIPQNQYTCNEDIVIDVTNTEENVNESRSINSSNSVDHYKTKNATVDKNHKNVVNANVDNTKAGSKEISCSSDNGANISITVNNENNNTSNFSKNSENYHTRTLDSDPDLKRMVMEVIFGTPDECSPKQLESEKPSFTIDTNSDKKMDSNENKTDCQTKDWKDSNSSVSTDTLKPQRPIRNRVKPVNKDFIYDLKEAAFRKETVLAKGTSYKTLNKKSFVRLHNGEENSDIPVEQLSSKDSVVPLVVPLGQDNNADKIEVKTKSTNLKPTAMKISRVPHFTQQAEITIIEEK comes from the exons atgaagACCATGAAAGcaaaatctaaaaataaaaaaaataatacgaaatttggaaaaataaaatttggtacaaaagaaacaagtaaTGTGATTACTCCAGATTTATCAGCTTTAAGAAAACCAATTGACATAAGTGTTTCAAGATTGTCTCAAGTTAGCAAACTTCTTGAAAATGGTAGTGATGAGGTTAAAGCGATTTTAGCTTATGAATGCGATATTGTGTATGAGTGCCGTGTTTGTCGTAGCTTATTTAGAAGCCtcgttaatttcatttctcacAAAAGAGTATactgtaaagaaaaatttaatattactttaaataaaaatgctcTTACTGATGATGACGAG GCATATACCAAAGGTTCGTTTATACGTTTACATATACCAGAACAAGAGGTAGTGAAGGAAAATTGTAATAACGATAGAATTCTTAGAAGTCATGTatctaaagaagaaaacaagaaagatctCACTACTATAATTGATATGCTTCAAAAGAAGCAAAGATTACGTGGTAATCATAATCCACAAGAAATGAAACTTAATAAGAAtcataacaattttaatatcctGGATTTAAATAATGTTAGTACATGTGATGAAATTGATAAATcagaaatttctattatttatcaaactgATTTAAATGAAGCAAAG GTACCAAACTTACAAACTATGATAAACCAAAGTACTGGAATATTAGGACCCAATGGTCaacttttagaaaaaaaggatatatacgaagataataatttgatcCCAACTTTAGCAAACGatgaatataatgaattttgCATTGACCAACTGTCTACTACAAATTTGATTTGTTCTATAT gcAATGCTAAGTTTTCCACCAAAAAGACCTTAACGTTTCATATGAAAACATTACATACATCTCATCGTATGTGTTATCCATGTCCTTGCTGTACAAGTACATTCGTGAATACATGGAGTGTATATCGCCATCtctttaaaa TTCACAGAATGTCAAACGAACAAGTACGGAAATTGAGAATACAAATTCAAGAGAAAGCATTTCGTAAGGAAATAACACAAGCAGATGATACAGAGCAAGATAATTACAAAtctattgaaattattgaCTTACACGCGTCTAACGAAACTCGC gaATGGATGAATCATTTGGAAACAGATTCAGAGCTTCAAAGATGTGGTGGATGTGGCAAAAAATTTGATAGGAAGGCTGCTTTATTTTCACACTCGCAACATTGTCAGAGACGAATTGCTGCATATAGCGAAGCTAtaactaaagaaaagaagactgCAAAAAATTCTGCAGAAACAACAACGAATAGTAATACCATATTTAACGTACCGGGCACTGCAGAAATTTCTCCTGAAATAACtgaattaaatgaaacatcTATTCGTGTAGAAAACATCACTACCCTAACAGATGCAGACTGGGATATGATTGGCAATGAGCATTCTAATGGAAGTATCGATGTAGTTAGTGTTTCATCAAACATAGGTGTTTCTCAAAGTCAAGAACTATCTAATAACACGAGTAAAGATTCGTCTCCGTCCAATAATACTTTGGATTTTCCtgaaattgtatatacatCTGAAACAGTTGCTGTAAAGCatggaagtaaaaaaagaaaagtagtgGTAGATAATCAgctgaaaatattaaatga tattataggaaCAAATTTAAATGCAGGCAATAATATTAACTCAAATTTAAATTCATCATCTTCTGAAATAAGAAGCCAACTTGATCATACAAcaataatggaaaataaaatagctaCCATTGCAAATCTTCGAAAGTTACAGTGCCTTCCATGTAAAAGGAAATTTACATCAATGACGAATTTACGTAGACATATGGCCATTCATATTGGTTGGAATCGATATCGTTGCAAGTTATGTAACTTTAAGTGTTTTGTAAAATATGATTGTGTCGCTCATTGTAATAAAATGCATAATGCTCAAAACAATCGTACAATAATAACAGATATGGTTGTAGAAATACCACAGAATCAATATACATGTAATGAAGACATTGTCATTGATGTAACTAATAcggaagaaaatgtaaatgaatCTAGATCGATTAATTCTTCCAATTCTGTAGATCACTATAAAACAAAGAATGCGACTGTggataaaaatcataaaaatgtaGTAAATGCGAATGTTGACAATACAAAAGCTGGTAGTAAAGAAATATCTTGCTCCAGTGATAACGGCGCTAACATTTCTATTACAGTCAACAATGAAAACAACAACACTTCAAATTTTAGTAAAAACAGTGAGAACTATCATACCCGAACACTGGACAGTGATCCTGATCTTAAAAGAATGGTTATGGAGGTCATTTTTGGCACGCCTGATGAATGTTCTCCAAAACAGCTAGAATCAGAAAAACCAAGCTTTACGATTGATACGAATTCTGATAAAAAAATGGAtagcaatgaaaataaaacggaCTGTCAAACTAAAGATTGGAAGGATTCTAATTCTTCAGTATCAACAGATACTTTAAAACCTCAACGTCCTATACGGAATCGTGTAAAACCAGtgaataaagattttatttatgatcTAAAAGAAGCGGCTTTTCGCAAAGAAACTGTACTTGCTAAGGGGACGTcgtataaaacattaaataaaaaatctttcgttcgtttacaCAATGGAGAAGAAAATTCAGACATTCCAGTAGAACAACTATCATCAAAAGATTCTGTTGTGCCACTGGTAGTACCATTAGGACAAGATAATAATGCAGATAAAATAGAGGTTAAAACAAAGTCAACAAATTTAAAACCTACTGCAATGAAAATTTCACGTGTGCCACATTTTACACAGCAAGCTGAAATCacaataatagaagaaaagtaa
- the LOC122627064 gene encoding uncharacterized protein LOC122627064 isoform X1 codes for MKTMKAKSKNKKNNTKFGKIKFGTKETSNVITPDLSALRKPIDISVSRLSQVSKLLENGSDEVKAILAYECDIVYECRVCRSLFRSLVNFISHKRVYCKEKFNITLNKNALTDDDEAYTKGSFIRLHIPEQEVVKENCNNDRILRSHVSKEENKKDLTTIIDMLQKKQRLRGNHNPQEMKLNKNHNNFNILDLNNVSTCDEIDKSEISIIYQTDLNEAKVPNLQTMINQSTGILGPNGQLLEKKDIYEDNNLIPTLANDEYNEFCIDQLSTTNLICSICNAKFSTKKTLTFHMKTLHTSHRMCYPCPCCTSTFVNTWSVYRHLFKIHRMSNEQVRKLRIQIQEKAFRKEITQADDTEQDNYKSIEIIDLHASNETREWMNHLETDSELQRCGGCGKKFDRKAALFSHSQHCQRRIAAYSEAITKEKKTAKNSAETTTNSNTIFNVPGTAEISPEITELNETSIRVENITTLTDADWDMIGNEHSNGSIDVVSVSSNIGVSQSQELSNNTSKDSSPSNNTLDFPEIVYTSETVAVKHGSKKRKVVVDNQLKILNDIIGTNLNAGNNINSNLNSSSSEIRSQLDHTTIMENKIATIANLRKLQCLPCKRKFTSMTNLRRHMAIHIGWNRYRCKLCNFKCFVKYDCVAHCNKMHNAQNNRTIITDMVVEIPQNQYTCNEDIVIDVTNTEENVNESRSINSSNSVDHYKTKNATVDKNHKNVVNANVDNTKAGSKEISCSSDNGANISITVNNENNNTSNFSKNSENYHTRTLDSDPDLKRMVMEVIFGTPDECSPKQLESEKPSFTIDTNSDKKMDSNENKTDCQTKDWKDSNSSVSTDTLKPQRPIRNRVKPVNKDFIYDLKEAAFRKETVLAKGTSYKTLNKKSFVRLHNGEENSDIPVEQLSSKDSVVPLVVPLGQDNNADKIEVKTKSTNLKPTAMKISRVPHFTQQAEITIIEEK; via the exons atgaagACCATGAAAGcaaaatctaaaaataaaaaaaataatacgaaatttggaaaaataaaatttggtacaaaagaaacaagtaaTGTGATTACTCCAGATTTATCAGCTTTAAGAAAACCAATTGACATAAGTGTTTCAAGATTGTCTCAAGTTAGCAAACTTCTTGAAAATGGTAGTGATGAGGTTAAAGCGATTTTAGCTTATGAATGCGATATTGTGTATGAGTGCCGTGTTTGTCGTAGCTTATTTAGAAGCCtcgttaatttcatttctcacAAAAGAGTATactgtaaagaaaaatttaatattactttaaataaaaatgctcTTACTGATGATGACGAG GCATATACCAAAGGTTCGTTTATACGTTTACATATACCAGAACAAGAGGTAGTGAAGGAAAATTGTAATAACGATAGAATTCTTAGAAGTCATGTatctaaagaagaaaacaagaaagatctCACTACTATAATTGATATGCTTCAAAAGAAGCAAAGATTACGTGGTAATCATAATCCACAAGAAATGAAACTTAATAAGAAtcataacaattttaatatcctGGATTTAAATAATGTTAGTACATGTGATGAAATTGATAAATcagaaatttctattatttatcaaactgATTTAAATGAAGCAAAG GTACCAAACTTACAAACTATGATAAACCAAAGTACTGGAATATTAGGACCCAATGGTCaacttttagaaaaaaaggatatatacgaagataataatttgatcCCAACTTTAGCAAACGatgaatataatgaattttgCATTGACCAACTGTCTACTACAAATTTGATTTGTTCTATAT gcAATGCTAAGTTTTCCACCAAAAAGACCTTAACGTTTCATATGAAAACATTACATACATCTCATCGTATGTGTTATCCATGTCCTTGCTGTACAAGTACATTCGTGAATACATGGAGTGTATATCGCCATCtctttaaaa TTCACAGAATGTCAAACGAACAAGTACGGAAATTGAGAATACAAATTCAAGAGAAAGCATTTCGTAAGGAAATAACACAAGCAGATGATACAGAGCAAGATAATTACAAAtctattgaaattattgaCTTACACGCGTCTAACGAAACTCGC gaATGGATGAATCATTTGGAAACAGATTCAGAGCTTCAAAGATGTGGTGGATGTGGCAAAAAATTTGATAGGAAGGCTGCTTTATTTTCACACTCGCAACATTGTCAGAGACGAATTGCTGCATATAGCGAAGCTAtaactaaagaaaagaagactgCAAAAAATTCTGCAGAAACAACAACGAATAGTAATACCATATTTAACGTACCGGGCACTGCAGAAATTTCTCCTGAAATAACtgaattaaatgaaacatcTATTCGTGTAGAAAACATCACTACCCTAACAGATGCAGACTGGGATATGATTGGCAATGAGCATTCTAATGGAAGTATCGATGTAGTTAGTGTTTCATCAAACATAGGTGTTTCTCAAAGTCAAGAACTATCTAATAACACGAGTAAAGATTCGTCTCCGTCCAATAATACTTTGGATTTTCCtgaaattgtatatacatCTGAAACAGTTGCTGTAAAGCatggaagtaaaaaaagaaaagtagtgGTAGATAATCAgctgaaaatattaaatgatattatag gaaCAAATTTAAATGCAGGCAATAATATTAACTCAAATTTAAATTCATCATCTTCTGAAATAAGAAGCCAACTTGATCATACAAcaataatggaaaataaaatagctaCCATTGCAAATCTTCGAAAGTTACAGTGCCTTCCATGTAAAAGGAAATTTACATCAATGACGAATTTACGTAGACATATGGCCATTCATATTGGTTGGAATCGATATCGTTGCAAGTTATGTAACTTTAAGTGTTTTGTAAAATATGATTGTGTCGCTCATTGTAATAAAATGCATAATGCTCAAAACAATCGTACAATAATAACAGATATGGTTGTAGAAATACCACAGAATCAATATACATGTAATGAAGACATTGTCATTGATGTAACTAATAcggaagaaaatgtaaatgaatCTAGATCGATTAATTCTTCCAATTCTGTAGATCACTATAAAACAAAGAATGCGACTGTggataaaaatcataaaaatgtaGTAAATGCGAATGTTGACAATACAAAAGCTGGTAGTAAAGAAATATCTTGCTCCAGTGATAACGGCGCTAACATTTCTATTACAGTCAACAATGAAAACAACAACACTTCAAATTTTAGTAAAAACAGTGAGAACTATCATACCCGAACACTGGACAGTGATCCTGATCTTAAAAGAATGGTTATGGAGGTCATTTTTGGCACGCCTGATGAATGTTCTCCAAAACAGCTAGAATCAGAAAAACCAAGCTTTACGATTGATACGAATTCTGATAAAAAAATGGAtagcaatgaaaataaaacggaCTGTCAAACTAAAGATTGGAAGGATTCTAATTCTTCAGTATCAACAGATACTTTAAAACCTCAACGTCCTATACGGAATCGTGTAAAACCAGtgaataaagattttatttatgatcTAAAAGAAGCGGCTTTTCGCAAAGAAACTGTACTTGCTAAGGGGACGTcgtataaaacattaaataaaaaatctttcgttcgtttacaCAATGGAGAAGAAAATTCAGACATTCCAGTAGAACAACTATCATCAAAAGATTCTGTTGTGCCACTGGTAGTACCATTAGGACAAGATAATAATGCAGATAAAATAGAGGTTAAAACAAAGTCAACAAATTTAAAACCTACTGCAATGAAAATTTCACGTGTGCCACATTTTACACAGCAAGCTGAAATCacaataatagaagaaaagtaa